The segment ctgcctgctccagcagcgAGGCGGCGGCCGGGGAAGCGGCGGGGCAGATCTGCGAGGCGGCGACCGTCAGAGCGGGGATGGCCGGGGCAGCGGGCATCGCCGGCGCCGGCTTGATGGGCACCGGGACGGCGGGCATGGTCTGGGACGGCGGGTGGCAGAGCGCCTTCACGGGCACCCCGAAGGGTCCGTAGTCGGGGGAAACGGGCACGCCGGCCACGGAGTCCATCACCCCCACGTGCGGCCACATGGAGCTCACCACgctgctgagctggctgggcaCCGGGTAACCCAGGTGGTGCATCACCGAGGCCAGCGGCAGCCCGCCGGCCTGCAGCACACCCTTGTAATCTCTGCCGATGATGTTCTCGATGGCGAAGGGATGCTTGAAGCCCGAGGGCTGGCTGCTCCCGTAGGGCGAGAACGGCGGCAGCCTCCCCaccgcggcggcggccgcggcggcggccaCGGCTGCCTCGGAGCCCGCCAGCCCCGGCACCTTGcccgggggaggcggcggcggcggcggcgggtgcgGATGGAAGTAGTGCACCATATGCGGGGTTGGCGCCGGGGGCttgccggggccgccgccgcccgcccctccgcccggcccgccgccgccgggcaggTGGTGCTCGGGGCGCAGGACCTTGAAGCGCTTGCGGCGGCGGAGGAAGCTGCCGTTTTCAAACATGTCCCCGCAGTCGGGGTGCAGCGCCCAGAAGCTGCCCTTGCCCGGCTGGTCGGGGCGGCGCGGGATCTTGATGAAGCAGTCGTTGAAGGAGAGGTTGTGGCGGAGGGAGTTCTGCCAGCGCTGAGTGTGCTCCCGGTAGTAGGGGAACCTCTCCATGATGAACTTGTAGATGTCGCTCAGGGGCAGCATCTTCTCGGCCGAGTGCTGGATGGCCATGGCCGTCAGGGAGATGTAGGAGTAGGGCGGCTTCTGGTCGCTGTACGAGCTCTTCCCTGGCCTGGGCATcgccgccccgccgcagccctCCCGCGGCCGCACGAtcccgccgcgccgggcgccGCTCTGCCCCGCACACGGCGGGCCCGGGGTGCCGCGGTCGGCGCTGCCCTGACCCGCCGCCGCCTCTACATCCTGGGCGCCAGCCGCCCGGCCCACGCGCGACCGCGACCTCCCCGCGGCCCCTCGGGCAGCCTCGCCCCGGGCTGCGCTCGCCTCACCGCCCCGCCCCTTGCCGGAGAGGCAGCTCCCACCCAGGCCGGGGGGCCGCGGGCGACGCGGAGCAGACAGAGGCAGCTCCCGGCCCCCGGTGGTGCCCCCGCTTTCCTCCCGGAGGCCGCCGAGTCTCCCGGGCTTCCCCGCAGCCGCCTGGCACGCTCTGCCGGAGTTAGGGCTCCGCACGCACCGAGGGCTCGGGAGCACGAAATCACCCCGAACCTCGGCAGAGGCGGGGGTAGGGGGGTGGTAAAAGCGCCCCTCTCACCGCTCAGTCCGGCGTCCCCTTAAAAGTTGGCGGCGGTCGGCGGAGGCGAGCGCCGGGAACCCGCGGGGGCAGGAGGCGAGCGGGGCGCCGGCCGGCGGGGCTGTGCCGGCGCTGCGCTCTCCGGCGCCGTTTTGTAATGATGCCCGAGTCGGGAGACCCCCGCAGCTCCTGCTCTCTTGCTATCACATGACAGCGGCTCGGGGACTTGGCGTCTCGTGGAAAAGGAGCGAGGAGCGGCTCCCCGGCTCCCCTCTCGCTCACACCTCCTCAGCATGGCGAGGTGGAGCCATGTGAGAGCGAGATCCGCTTTCAAAACACAGGGCACGGAACGGCAGCCCGAGCAGGAaagctccctcctccccctctccccctcccaaGCCCTTTCGCAGCCGCTTTCCTCCCCCTTGGCCCCTCGCTCCCGCACAGCCCGGCTCCGAGCAGCAGGCGCCAAGGGCCTCCGAAGGTACCGCACCACCGGGCGGTGGAGAACGGGCGAGGTCTTTCCTCGTCCCAGGGGCGAGTCGTCCCAAGCATGAAATGGGCGTCAAGCTAAACCCGGGAACCAGCAACCGGGAAATGCCGGCCCTTCAGGGTAATTTCCTAACATCCCTTTCATTAAGTTGAAAAAGCTGTGCGGAGCCTAGCACAAAAACAAGAGAGACACAAAAAATCCTACGCTTTTCTGTCCAAATCGTTACGGTCAAGTTTTGTTACTGGCCGCGATGCGGCTCGTAGGGGAACAGGGAAAGAACCAGCCAAACGCTTCGAGTCGAGCTACTTAGCACCAGTGTTGACTTAGGCCGGTTCAGTAGTAGCAATCAATGAACAATGCAACAATTCGTATCTATCCTCCGAACGCTCTGCGTTACAGCGGGCAGGCTGTACATTTGAGCGAGAAACACGGCAGCCTGAGCTTCTCCGCTGCCGCTAGAGTTGGAAGAAACCCTGCCCAACGTAGGCACCTACCAGAGCCCGGTTAGGGAGGATGGTATGGGAGGTGTCAGCGTTAAAATGATTAGTCCGGCTTTTACTGGCTAAATAAACAAATAGGTCGAAAAAGCTTTACTACTGGAGggaacacacacacccctcttCGCAGCCCACCCTTGCACGCCGGTGCCGTGGGTGACCCGCCGCGGTGTCCGCTCCCGGCCGGGTGCCAGCGGGCCCGACCCACGGTGCCGCCGCGGGGGGCGGTGTGAGCGTCAGAGCTGGCTGCCTCCCGACGGGTCAGGTGCCGCAGGTAGAAGTGGCGAACTGGAGGCAGGGGGtaagaaaaaacttttcaaatcTCTACCTGTAATCTCTGCTAAAGGGGTGAAGAAAAGGACTGATGCAAATCCCTTCCTTAAGTAACGAGATTGAATAGTATTACACCTGACCCAGGGCAGTCAAGTGAAGAGCGTGATCaaaggcaaaggaagaaaataagtagCCAAAATTTTAGAAACTCAAGTTTCGCGAGGAAAcgcttgctttaaaaaagtttcAGGTTATTGTCTCAAGCATTCATTATGCCTCCGAGAAACCAGGAGACACTTACGGTGGCAGCAACGTTTACACCGTGCGTCTCGGGGAGCTGTTCCCCCCGTCGCCAGCACGACCAGCGCCGACGGTCGGGCGTGTTGCCTGACGAGCCCGTGCCTTTTCCCAGAAACGTCTTACTCGTGTTTCAATCCCGTCCTAACCGGATTAAAAGCCTTGCTCCTATCCTCCGGTTCTAAGCCCTGGATCGGAAAGTCACTGTCTGCCTCACCTCGCCAGTGAGTAACTCGGCGTTCCCCCGCCCGCACGGCACGTGTGCGGGTTCCGCCTGTCCCTTCCGCAGACAAACCCGCTGCGTCTCCGTTGCGGCCGGGTTCTGTTTTTCGCGGGACAACCGATCCAGCCGAAGAGCCCGGTGAGACCCGGAATGCACTATTTGCATGTGTTCTTCGCTGATCCCTTCCCAAACCGGCCGCTCTCGGGGCAGCGGTAACTCGCTGTGTCCCGGGGaggccgtggtggggctggggagggggatcGCAGCCCGGGCCGGCGCCCGCTGGCACCCACGGAGCCGCTGGCTCGGCACCGTCCCCCGGCGGGCACTGTCACAGCGAGCGCGGGGCTGCGCTGCCACCAGCCCTGTCCGCCGCGCTCCCCTCGGCCTCCAAGGGAGGACTTCTGGCAGACAAGGGGGTTGTCGGAGCAGACCCGTCTCTAAGGGGAGCCCCTCCCCGAGCTATGGGAAAGGCAGCTGcatgcagggctggctgcagcctgccgGCACGCCGCGTATCGGACAGCACCGCCGCGGGACTCTGGTCTGTCCCGGTGCCCGTGGAAGCGAGCCCCGTTTCTTGAACCCTCTGAGGCAAttactcaaagaaaaaacacttcgGCTGATCGCCCTGACATCAGCCAGGGCAGTTCAGGTTTCAGAGGGTAACGATTTACAAATGGtatgctgctggcagccacccGGGGATGCTCCAGTTCTCGCTGCACCCCTCCCCATGTGGCAACAAAATTTTCCAGGATTTTGTCAACCAGAAAAGGCACTATGAAGTTTCATTGCCTTCGGGAGGTTACTTCTCCTCACACACCTCAATCACCTTCAATGCACAGGCAAAACTCTCCCACAGGAAGATGATCGTGGCTTTTCTGGAGTAGGGTGACTGTCACCTCTCCCTTTGCAGGGTTGGCGCTACATGAGACACACCTGCCTTCTTGTTTTGCCGCGATCTGCCTGACTTAGTGCAGGCTAGGCTTAGAGAGAGACTTTGGTGACACAGGGTTAAGAAGGTTCGCTTGGCAAGGGCTGCATCACTGAGGGGAACAGCGCCGAGCTGCACTCGGGGGGACCGCCAGCCTGAAAGCACGGACTGACAGGGCCAACCTCTCCGTCCCTTTCCAtggggggaaggcagggaacAAGCCgtcacccccagcctcctcctgcagcctttAGCTCAAGGTCTGCCGGTTTCAGCGGAGGATCCGCTCTGCTTTCGCAGTAGGACAGGTTTTGCCACCAGAGAGACGCACTTCCACTTCactcccgccgccccccgccccgacacccccacccccaccccctccccgcctTTCCGTCCGTGTCTCCTGTAACCTAGTCCTTCTGTTTATCGCGACTTTCTGGCACGATGCTAGTTTTAAGGCGAGGTAAAGTAAGGCAGGATGCAGGACAATCACACCTGCCTTTCATGAGGCGAGGGAGTAAGGAAGGGCGAGGGCACTGTCCGCTCCCGGGAACGGCTTGCTGTCCTTGTCGAGAAAACGCACCAAGAAAACGGCAAAGCCGAACCGCGTTTTTTGACCTACTGTGTTACGAATTGAGACCGGCCGGCCGTTCCAAAGCGCACCCCGCACCCCCCCTCCCAGACCAACGCCACGCTCCCCCGTCCCGTCACGGGAGAGTCCCGCCGCCGCGGTGCTCAGCCTGCACGGGCCGCCCGCGCTGCCAGCGCAACTCTGGAAGCGACCGGCGGCTTGGGGGGCACGATGTGGCTGGCAGCGGGGAGCTAACCCGGGCAGAGCCGGGGGTGGCCGCGGGCACCCGTGCCCGCCTCACCGCGCGGCGGGAGGAAAGCCTGCCTgggcggcgcggccgcggctcagccccgggggggcggcACGGGCTGGCGCTCGCATGTCACCTGCCTTGAGGGAAAGCGTCGGGGTCTCGCCGCAGCTGCAAGTATAGGAGGCAACTGTAAGCGGGAAGCCCGAGCCAGCTGGAGGGAGGGCCGCGGCCCCCCTCCGGCCCCCCGGCGCCTcgccagccccccgccgccgcgggggtTCCTTTGCCACCGCGCCGCCGCGCACCGCGGCTCCCGGCCCCCGGCTCGCCCGCCCGCGGAAGGCGGGCGTTTGCCGCGGCCACTGCGAGGACCCGGGGCAGACCCCCTGCtggccgcccccgccgcggaGGGGAAGGGAGCGGGCGCCCGCTCGGTGACGTGTGCGAGGTGCCGATGAACGGCGAACACCGCACCCGCCGTCCTTGGCAGCGGCCGTGCGCGCACTGGCTGTCTCTCTAAGTATGGCAGAGAGCTTTACGCTACTACtaatagcaacaacaacaaaaactttCCCGGTCTCCTGCAAAGAGTCATAACAAAAGACTGTTCATCAGCAGCCAGGTGTCATGGTGCAACTCTTGACAGCAACTGTCTTCCTTTTGAGCCAGCCAGTTCTGGAATACATTACATTAATTAAGTCTTTGGTGATTTAGCCTCCTTGGAGAAAAGTCCAACAATGTAATTAAGAGCATACTGGCTATATTAGATATGAATATTCAAAACAGTGTCAATTAATTAGCCAACAGATCTATCTCACTATGCCTCGGCAGCCCCTTAAGTCCTCTAAGATACATTTAAGGGGTCATCgacagggaaggaagaggaataTTAAAAAGATGGGTCCAGATGATCTCTGCGTTGCCCATAAACATTTTCTAATGATGGCTATTTATAACGTCCCCGACACGAGGCGCCACACCTTTAAGCGTGCGCGCGTGTTGGAGACCAGTTGGAGCAAAGATCTCTTATAATTAAGGCGAGAAGCCGTTAGAGCGGAAGGGCCTTCTTAAAGGTACCAGGAGGCTAATCCATTGTACATCGTCTCAGACATGTTAGAAAGATAAATATTAAATCTGCTATCACAAAGGGAGCTGTTAAATAGATACTAAGCTGATAtgcataaaaaattaattaggtAGTTTTCTCAGCATCAAACTCCTGGACAAATAACTACTTGTAAAGTACACCTTCTGGGCATATTGAACATATGCTGGAATTATCCTTAATTGACTAATTACATAAATTACTCATTAATTTTACAGCACATCAATTATAAAAGATATATCAATTAATTTTGCATAAATTAAGACTGGAGCCCCCCAAAACACAAGAGAGGCTGGTGTAACAAAACAtgcagagaggggagaaaaacaaTGTTTGTGTATTTGTAGATTGCAATAATAATTTGTTCTGCTCAGGGCACAGAgattttcttaaggaaaaacaTCCTTGGCAATTAAAATAGTCCTAAAGACCACTTACGACGTGATCATGCGTGCACCAAGGCGAAACAGACCATTTAAATCAATTAGAATTGCTCTGATGGAAAATGAGAGCTTGGCAATGACAAAGTACTTAGACATTAGTAATCACAAATGATTTAACATCCCCATTAAATGCCTGACTGGGTAGTAAGGCTTATTTTCCTAAGTCAGCAGGGTGCCCATAACTAAGTTATGTCTCTCTATCCCAAAGTAGACTTTGGCAACGATTTCACACACAATTGGTGGAAATTAATTTGACACCTCTCAGACCCTCTGCGATATGCCGCTTCCTCCTCCCTTACCTTTCCGTTCTCGAGGAAAGGGGAGATTTAAAGAACAGGAAAGCACCAGCACTGCCGCGCTAAACCCGAGCTTCCTCCTCGGGAAGTTTTATTCTCCGCCCCCCACGCCCCACCCCCCGAGGGGGTCAGTTACGGCCCTTCGTCCCTAATGGCCAACGGCGACCCGGGCAGAAACGAGGCCCGGGAGAAGCGGGGTGCCGGGGTGGCCGGGAGCGGGGGCAGGGGCGCTGCCGCCTCCCTCCATCCCGCCGTgagcgccgccgccgggggcggGGTGTCTcgccgccgccggggggcgGGTCTCGCCGCCGGCAGCACGAGCGCGGCGCGCCCCAGCCGCATCCCGGCCGGtgccgcggggctgcccggcagcagcagcgcggTTTGGGCTCCTGCTGGAGCTCCCCGAGGCCCTGGGAGGTcgaggagggcaggcagcaggcagcgaGACCGGGTGGAAGATGAGGGCGGTCAGCGGAgggtgggcagagcagggctgggggacgcggcggcggcgggccaGGGGCACGGAGGAGCGGGCGGGGGAGGATGGGGGAGACGGCGGCAGggctgcgggagctgcagcCCGGGTGTCTCactcctgctgccttcagcGACCCACACCGAGGAACGGGAACAGCGCGGGAGTGGCTGCCACCGCCCCGCCACCTCGGGTGTCTTTGGGACCTGCCGGCAAAGCGTGTCTCACCCTGTCCGGCCCTGGCTGGGTGAGGGGTAGGAGTGTACGTTCGTTCCCAGCTATACCATCACGTGCAACCAGTTCGCAAcctggtattaaaaaaaagtttgggaGATGCGTAACGGTGCGACTCTGCGTAGCCGAACGCCTGCTTTTTAAGGCTTCCTTTAATCTTTCTTGTCTTCTGGCTCCTCAAAGATGTTTACAAAGCTATGTAAAAACGACGTCGCTTTAGgtcaaaaactttaaaaagttgaGGTTTGTCCTACCTCTGGCTTACGCAGCTTCATCTTGACTCCTTGAGATCTCCCATACGTCGATGTTGCTGGAACTGCACAAACTCACGCAGAGGGTTTGGGACAGCGCGGGATAATCCCCGCTAATGACTCACGAGCGAGTGTCCCGTTAGGAGTGCTGATCGAAAAAGGATTAAAACTGAACGTGAGCGCAAGGCTGACAATTCCTGGGATGCTCCCGTGGCTACTCCACCCAAAAGGAAACTTGCCGCTAGGCTTTGCCTGCCCCGTCTCCCACGCACGCCCAAACCGCAGGTACATCGCTGCCAAGTTTTGGGATGCTGCACGCTGTCAGGTGGAAACTTACTCCTGGGCCCTGTCTTAAATCATTTAGTTTCATGAAATATCTCTTAGATAAGAAAAACATACATCACATGGTTAGTCAGAAATTACTCTAGAAGTTCATTAAATCTCTTCTGGGGAATTTAAATGAACTCAAGTAAGTAAATTAAGTGCTGAGTTAATTAAGTTGTTAATTAGTTAATTAACTGTTATGGTTTTAAGTGATGCCATTATCAAACTGACataaatttcagtttaatttcctATATATAGAAAGTCTTTATGAAACTGTAAAAGCTTGGGGGCTTAATTCTTTCCAGAGTTTTGCACCAAATATTAACATATTCATAATAGGTTTTTTATATTTAGTGGTGAgggcagttttaaaaataatttaactaaTTGGTTTTTAGAACAAATTCTTTTCCCTCTCATGTTATTTTACCCTGCAATGAAACTTCAGACATGtctaaaaatgaaacaagatgATGGAGATTTTTGTAACAAACAGATGTGTTTGGAAAAATTGCCTACTTTTAGGATGGGCTCTCTGCTGATCACTAGAGAATATTACACTTGTGCATGTTGATAGCGCGTGGCGCTTTTGCACGACATTGTTATTGCAGAAGACGGAAAAATTCTGACTGTATCTTTTTTGCTCTAGGTACTGTTACTCAGTGACATTTCCTAACATATACGTACCTAAGTTTTTGTGCATatagctttgatttttttcacatacaATTGATTGCAGGATCAGAAAGGAAGGAGACCTTGGCCTGCTGTAAGTCACTAATTTAGGAAACTCAGTTGTTGCCCAGTTGTAGTTGTGCATCCTGCTTTTATTAATAAGGACAGAGGGGAGGCTGTGAAATACAAAACTAGAGAAGGCTGACTTTACCTTTTTACTTTAGAAGACATACTGAAATAAGTAGTAGTCCATAGGTGATATTGTCATAGCTGAGTCTGTGATGCTGTGGAGgtctggaaagctgcttttggttaaaaacacagcacagtCAGTATTCTAATACGAGGGACATGGATGTAACCTCTGGGTGGGAAGCCTCACCTGTTCTTTCTAGTGtgcctccccagggctgcctgcaggtAGTTCAAAAGCTGGTTCCAACAGTAGTGGAAACATGAAGAAGGTTTTGAAGTGATTAATACACTAAGAAAGTTTGGAAGTCATGCGCCATCTTGCAAAAATCCTTGATTCTGCTAGTGTATTGAATCTTAAATTTATCTTCTATCGAGTGATTCTGTATTATATTGTTTTTTTTAGCCAAAATATTGACAGGAATACATACCTCTCCATAACTTAGCATTAACTTTACATCAGTTCATCAGCTTGCCTGTATCGCACCATATGGTTCTCAGTTCAGTCAAAAACAATGGTTACATGAACTCCTGACTTGAGCTCCCAGGTGTTTTGTGTCCAAACCCAGGAAATCATACAAATTATATCCAGAAAGACACACTAGGTTTATTGCCAAACCAATGCAGAGTATTCCCTATAGGGCATTTCTGTGTGCTCTCTGCATTCTAATTTAATGACTTGAGCAACAGATCTCCCTGTTAAGAaagctgtttcagttttgtataAATTTCATGGTCAAGATGCTTTTCCCACTTCGCTTAGGGTAATCCCACTATACACATATACTTTATGTGTAATACTaagtaattgttttaatttctgggTTTATGGCCTTCAAATATTTGGAGATGTTTATTATGTCCCATTCTCTCAGCTGGGATAGCAAAGTGTACACGTCCATTATGCTGCTAACTAGTTTGACTGCcagtctttctctctctctctctctctctttttttttttttttattgtaattctGCTAATAAAGAATTGACTAAACGTTACATATCTGTGTggtttcaggaaaataatttctctttttttatggtGGGAATCTTCCATCTTTATGGTTCATATTAGTTTCTATTTCATCACCCTGAATCACTCTTACTGCCTTTGGTTGAGAACAGGTTTAGGAGAGACTAACTTGTCATTACTGCTGACATGGTTTTTGTGGAAATGCAGCAATTCATCTGTACTGGAGGCTgtgcttaaaaagaaactttaggtaaaaattagatttttttttaagaagacatttaaaatattatttaataaaaatattattaccAATTTCATACAAAATGCTTTCAATGATCCAGTATTTTGTATGAAGACAGAAGAATCTTGCCTCTTTGAGGTGTGTGATTAGGGTTACAGTCCTTTCTGGGACAGCTGATATTCTTGATACATCCAGCAGAGGAAACAGAGGTTGGATTGCAATCGTTATTCCCATAGATTTGGTCCTGGCAGCAATGAATAATAGTACTGTTGTCAttgggattttgtttta is part of the Falco biarmicus isolate bFalBia1 chromosome Z, bFalBia1.pri, whole genome shotgun sequence genome and harbors:
- the FOXB2 gene encoding forkhead box protein B2 isoform X2, with translation MPRPGKSSYSDQKPPYSYISLTAMAIQHSAEKMLPLSDIYKFIMERFPYYREHTQRWQNSLRHNLSFNDCFIKIPRRPDQPGKGSFWALHPDCGDMFENGSFLRRRKRFKVLRPEHHLPAPPGKVPGLAGSEAAVAAAAAAAAVGRLPPFSPYGSSQPSGFKHPFAIENIIGRDYKGVLQAGGLPLASVMHHLGYPVPSQLSSVVSSMWPHVGVMDSVAGVPVSPDYGPFGVPVKALCHPPSQTMPAVPVPIKPAPAMPAAPAIPALTVAASQICPAASPAAASLLEQAASSAPEGKGSLHSVLVHS
- the FOXB2 gene encoding forkhead box protein B2 isoform X1, encoding MPRPGKSSYSDQKPPYSYISLTAMAIQHSAEKMLPLSDIYKFIMERFPYYREHTQRWQNSLRHNLSFNDCFIKIPRRPDQPGKGSFWALHPDCGDMFENGSFLRRRKRFKVLRPEHHLPGGGGPGGGAGGGGPGKPPAPTPHMVHYFHPHPPPPPPPPPGKVPGLAGSEAAVAAAAAAAAVGRLPPFSPYGSSQPSGFKHPFAIENIIGRDYKGVLQAGGLPLASVMHHLGYPVPSQLSSVVSSMWPHVGVMDSVAGVPVSPDYGPFGVPVKALCHPPSQTMPAVPVPIKPAPAMPAAPAIPALTVAASQICPAASPAAASLLEQAASSAPEGKGSLHSVLVHS